Proteins encoded within one genomic window of Alteribacter populi:
- the megL gene encoding methionine gamma-lyase codes for MEKKELETRLIHGDYDREKHYGSLTPPMYQTSTFTFDSAEQGEARFAGDESGYIYSRLGNPTVDMLEKKIADLEDGEAGLAFASGMAAVSSVLLALLKTKEHVLVSEGVYGCTYGFLQLIEDRYGVEHHFISMDSEEAIQGQIRDNTKVLYVETPINPTMKLIDLEMVIRVAKKNGLKVVVDNTFCSPYLQQPLNLGADVVIHSATKYIGGHGDVIAGLAVGKEEFIQEVRGTTLKDIGGVMAPFDAWLLIRGLKTLSVRMDRHCENAAKLYEKIKTHPKVKRVVYPGDPDFVQYDLANKQMRQPGGLITFEVEGGKVEAQKLLNQLNMIQVAVSLGDAETLIQHPATMTHAVIPEEKRLGMGITDSMLRLSVGLESVEDIWNDLSQALNQEKYNVEKTLATETK; via the coding sequence ATGGAAAAAAAAGAGCTAGAAACACGTCTCATTCACGGTGATTATGATCGTGAAAAGCATTATGGAAGTTTAACACCGCCAATGTACCAGACGTCAACTTTTACATTTGACTCAGCAGAGCAAGGGGAAGCTCGTTTTGCCGGTGATGAAAGCGGTTACATTTATTCGAGGTTAGGGAACCCTACAGTGGATATGTTAGAAAAAAAGATTGCAGACCTTGAGGACGGAGAGGCTGGACTGGCTTTTGCTTCGGGAATGGCTGCGGTTTCATCGGTCCTATTAGCGTTACTCAAAACGAAGGAACATGTTCTTGTATCAGAAGGTGTTTATGGGTGTACTTATGGTTTTTTACAACTTATTGAAGATCGATATGGTGTGGAACATCATTTTATTTCTATGGATAGTGAAGAGGCAATTCAAGGACAGATACGTGACAATACGAAAGTTCTTTACGTAGAAACTCCGATTAATCCTACTATGAAACTCATTGATCTTGAAATGGTCATCCGTGTAGCAAAGAAAAATGGATTGAAGGTTGTTGTAGATAATACGTTTTGCTCTCCTTACTTACAACAACCGTTAAACCTTGGCGCTGATGTGGTTATTCATAGTGCAACGAAATATATTGGTGGCCATGGCGATGTTATTGCAGGCCTTGCTGTAGGAAAAGAGGAATTTATCCAGGAAGTTAGAGGAACGACATTAAAAGACATCGGTGGTGTTATGGCTCCATTTGATGCTTGGCTGCTAATAAGAGGATTGAAGACACTTTCTGTAAGAATGGATCGTCACTGTGAAAATGCAGCAAAGCTTTATGAGAAAATAAAAACACATCCAAAAGTAAAAAGAGTCGTATATCCTGGAGACCCTGATTTTGTTCAATATGATTTAGCGAATAAACAAATGCGTCAACCTGGAGGGCTGATTACATTTGAAGTAGAGGGTGGAAAAGTTGAAGCTCAAAAGCTGTTGAATCAATTAAACATGATTCAAGTAGCGGTAAGTCTTGGAGATGCGGAAACGTTAATTCAGCATCCTGCTACGATGACTCATGCAGTGATTCCAGAGGAGAAAAGATTGGGGATGGGAATCACGGATTCGATGTTAAGGTTATCTGTTGGTTTGGAAAGTGTAGAAGATATTTGGAATGACTTGTCTCAAGCCTTAAATCAAGAAAAATACAATGTAGAAAAGACGTTAGCAACTGAAACAAAGTGA
- a CDS encoding YaaC family protein, translating to MTSHPFLLPFQSIDYVKKYLEQKYARRYSSDAKSLAYQNGYSFLYYIEMGRQYVEQAHKASLATQPVLLFYGCVQWMKACLLTVDPSYPSTTQVLAHGVTTRKRKKQDYSFLKDEVKVQKEGLFPYFSEQMFHVKQLTGEKYKLSNVIRRLPEMASLIQHIEGEYPLTPITLNTDAALIPSDILTSLDMEIPRFNVWLQSFGIDHAGIEENDAYIHLPNPEPLKKHPYMLIKSEVNQWYLPSERDNYLPLPELFCHYLTLYNLSMICRYETEWWCELLHSFSSNDYPYIEHFLTVTKKKLPALIEDLLK from the coding sequence TTGACAAGTCACCCCTTTTTACTTCCATTTCAATCCATTGACTATGTTAAAAAATATTTAGAACAAAAATATGCACGCCGATATTCTTCAGATGCCAAATCCTTAGCTTATCAAAACGGCTATTCCTTTTTATATTATATAGAAATGGGTAGACAATATGTAGAGCAAGCCCATAAAGCTTCCCTAGCAACTCAGCCTGTATTGCTGTTTTACGGCTGTGTACAGTGGATGAAAGCCTGTCTTCTTACAGTAGATCCTTCTTACCCTAGCACAACACAAGTGTTAGCTCACGGGGTAACAACCCGCAAACGAAAAAAGCAGGATTATTCGTTTTTAAAAGATGAAGTAAAAGTTCAAAAGGAAGGTCTTTTCCCTTATTTTTCAGAGCAAATGTTTCATGTGAAACAACTCACTGGTGAAAAATATAAACTTAGCAATGTAATAAGGAGACTGCCTGAAATGGCTTCTCTTATTCAACACATTGAAGGAGAGTACCCATTAACGCCAATTACTTTAAATACCGATGCAGCACTGATTCCTTCTGATATTCTAACTAGCTTAGACATGGAGATACCCCGTTTCAACGTCTGGCTGCAATCCTTTGGAATCGATCATGCAGGAATTGAAGAAAATGACGCTTATATCCATCTGCCTAATCCAGAACCTTTAAAAAAACATCCATACATGTTGATAAAAAGCGAGGTTAATCAATGGTATTTACCAAGCGAAAGAGATAATTATCTACCACTTCCCGAGCTGTTTTGTCACTATTTAACCCTTTATAATTTAAGTATGATTTGCCGCTACGAAACGGAATGGTGGTGTGAACTACTGCATTCATTCTCATCAAATGATTACCCATACATTGAACACTTTTTGACGGTAACAAAAAAGAAACTCCCCGCACTAATCGAAGACTTACTAAAATAG
- the guaB gene encoding IMP dehydrogenase, with protein sequence MWEEKFSKEGLTFDDVLLMPARSEVLPRDVSVKTKLTDQLELNIPIISAGMDTVTEAKLAIAMARAGGLGIIHKNMSIEEQAEEVDRVKRSESGVITNPFFLSADHQVFDAEHLMSKYRISGVPIADEDEKLVGILTNRDLRFIDDYSIRIKEVMTKDDLVTAPVGTTLDEAQKILQKYKIEKLPLIDDQGTLKGLITIKDIEKAIEFPHSAKDSLGRLVVGAAVGVGGDSETRTEALVEAGIDVLVIDTAHGHSKGVLDKVSEVREKYPDLDIVAGNVATAEATRDLIEAGANIVKVGIGPGSICTTRVVAGIGVPQITAVYDCATEAKKHGATIIADGGIKYSGDIVKALAAGGHAVMLGSLLAGVSESPGEREIFQGRQFKVYRGMGSLGAMEKGSKDRYFQEGEQKLVPEGIEGRIPYKGPLNDTIHQLIGGINAGMGYCGTPSIIDLHENSRFIRITNAGLKESHPHDVQITKEAPNYSL encoded by the coding sequence ATGTGGGAGGAAAAGTTTTCTAAAGAAGGGTTAACTTTTGATGACGTATTGTTAATGCCTGCACGTTCTGAAGTTTTGCCTAGGGACGTTTCTGTAAAGACAAAGCTAACAGATCAACTGGAATTGAATATTCCAATCATTAGTGCTGGAATGGATACAGTCACAGAGGCTAAATTGGCGATTGCCATGGCTCGTGCCGGTGGGTTAGGCATTATTCATAAAAACATGTCTATCGAAGAACAAGCAGAGGAAGTAGATCGCGTAAAGCGTTCTGAAAGCGGAGTAATTACTAATCCGTTTTTCCTGTCGGCAGATCACCAAGTGTTTGATGCAGAACACTTAATGTCGAAATATCGTATTTCAGGAGTGCCGATTGCAGATGAAGATGAGAAACTTGTTGGTATTTTAACGAATAGAGATCTTCGTTTTATCGATGACTATTCGATTCGAATTAAAGAGGTGATGACGAAGGATGACCTCGTTACAGCACCTGTAGGTACGACACTGGATGAAGCCCAAAAAATCCTTCAAAAGTATAAAATTGAAAAACTCCCTCTAATCGATGATCAAGGGACTTTAAAAGGTCTCATCACGATTAAAGATATTGAAAAAGCGATTGAATTCCCGCATTCTGCAAAAGATTCATTAGGCCGACTAGTTGTAGGAGCGGCAGTTGGTGTAGGGGGCGACTCTGAAACCCGGACTGAAGCTCTTGTCGAGGCAGGGATTGATGTACTTGTAATTGATACCGCTCACGGTCATTCAAAGGGAGTACTAGATAAAGTTTCTGAAGTCCGCGAAAAATACCCTGATCTTGATATTGTGGCAGGAAATGTAGCGACAGCAGAAGCGACTCGCGATTTGATCGAAGCGGGTGCAAATATTGTTAAAGTTGGTATTGGACCTGGTTCCATTTGCACGACACGTGTAGTGGCAGGTATCGGCGTACCACAGATTACAGCTGTGTATGATTGTGCGACCGAGGCAAAAAAACACGGAGCGACAATCATTGCAGACGGTGGAATTAAATACTCAGGAGATATCGTTAAAGCTCTTGCTGCGGGTGGACATGCTGTTATGCTTGGTAGCTTATTGGCTGGAGTTTCAGAGAGCCCAGGAGAACGAGAAATATTCCAAGGCCGTCAGTTTAAAGTATACCGTGGTATGGGTTCATTAGGCGCGATGGAAAAAGGAAGTAAAGACCGTTATTTCCAAGAAGGAGAACAGAAGCTTGTTCCTGAGGGAATTGAAGGAAGAATCCCTTACAAAGGGCCGTTAAATGATACCATTCATCAGTTAATTGGAGGTATCAATGCAGGCATGGGTTACTGTGGAACACCTTCTATCATCGATCTTCATGAAAATAGCCGTTTTATCCGAATCACAAATGCCGGACTAAAGGAAAGCCATCCGCATGATGTGCAGATTACGAAGGAAGCACCAAATTACTCGTTATAA